A single window of Streptomyces sp. NBC_00464 DNA harbors:
- a CDS encoding bestrophin-like domain: MVLVIVVAALALLAGLAANRWLRPRLLSEDDDAGMAVKDLVGPLLTLTVLLLAFVLVTANGSYGKAEVASRGEARAVDQLVEAAEYAPEGPRSEIQADAVCYARAVRVQEWPAMADGNGSPAPSVWSTDFRRVFREVEGKPVFGMLVAADNKRSEEREERLTQATASIPSAILWFLLATLVITVVALGVCLPRRNNRGQIITLTVITALLTATLCIIRDVDRPFGGIIDVQPTAITEAERQATRDFLTRHTPADLPCDDQGNRRTV; encoded by the coding sequence GTGGTTCTCGTCATCGTCGTTGCCGCACTGGCCCTGCTCGCCGGCCTCGCCGCCAACCGCTGGCTGCGGCCACGCCTCCTCAGCGAGGACGACGACGCGGGCATGGCCGTCAAGGACCTGGTCGGCCCCCTGCTGACCCTGACGGTGCTCCTGCTCGCCTTCGTCCTCGTCACCGCCAACGGCTCCTACGGCAAGGCCGAGGTCGCCTCGCGCGGCGAGGCCCGAGCCGTCGACCAGCTCGTCGAGGCCGCCGAATACGCGCCCGAAGGACCGCGATCCGAGATCCAGGCGGACGCCGTCTGCTACGCCCGTGCCGTACGCGTCCAGGAGTGGCCCGCCATGGCCGACGGCAACGGCTCGCCGGCCCCCAGCGTCTGGTCCACCGACTTCCGCCGCGTCTTCCGCGAGGTGGAGGGCAAGCCGGTCTTCGGCATGCTGGTGGCCGCCGACAACAAGCGCTCGGAGGAGCGCGAGGAACGCCTCACCCAGGCCACCGCGAGCATCCCCAGCGCGATCCTCTGGTTCCTGCTGGCCACCCTGGTGATCACCGTGGTGGCGCTCGGCGTCTGCCTGCCCCGCCGCAACAACCGAGGGCAGATCATCACCCTCACCGTCATCACCGCGCTGCTCACCGCCACCCTGTGCATCATCCGCGACGTCGACCGCCCCTTCGGCGGCATCATCGACGTCCAGCCCACGGCCATCACCGAGGCCGAACGCCAGGCGACCCGCGACTTCCTTACCCGCCACACCCCCGCCGACCTGCCCTGCGACGACCAGGGCAACCGCCGCACCGTCTGA
- a CDS encoding SGNH/GDSL hydrolase family protein, giving the protein MTNTRARLAVLGCTVALAAGALVPVQLAGSTPAAAAQSYQWVAMGDSYTAGVIPAAGDTFEVPRDGCERTDQSYPQVIERDLGSLIDLTNVSCGAATIEDITDNAQNPIGRHLPPFSEDPEYPFLPVPPQSGAVNSGTDVVTVGAGGNTLRFADILFTCLQLDQDSGGVGTPCRDELAGNIPGRLAKVSSDYDEMLATVHKRAPHAKVINVGYPTVIPQDTTKCRYNDWEQFASITPGDLDWLRDDVQGPLNKAIEKAAGDHGDAFVDLTDSTRNHSACDAGKWVEGIFSYFPTKVAFVHPNTKGHKNAADHVSAAILNALGIN; this is encoded by the coding sequence ATGACAAACACTCGTGCCCGACTGGCTGTACTGGGCTGCACCGTGGCTCTGGCGGCGGGTGCCCTCGTCCCGGTACAGCTCGCCGGCTCAACCCCGGCGGCCGCGGCGCAGTCCTACCAGTGGGTCGCCATGGGTGACTCCTACACTGCCGGAGTGATCCCGGCGGCCGGCGACACCTTCGAGGTCCCCCGGGACGGATGCGAGCGCACCGACCAGTCCTACCCCCAGGTCATTGAGCGAGATCTGGGCTCACTGATCGATCTGACCAACGTCAGCTGCGGCGCGGCCACCATCGAGGACATCACCGACAACGCCCAGAACCCGATCGGCCGTCACCTGCCGCCCTTCTCCGAGGACCCGGAATACCCGTTCCTGCCGGTGCCTCCCCAGTCCGGGGCGGTGAACTCCGGCACCGACGTGGTCACCGTCGGCGCAGGCGGCAACACCCTCCGATTCGCCGACATCCTCTTCACCTGCCTGCAACTGGACCAGGACAGCGGCGGCGTGGGCACACCGTGCCGGGACGAGTTGGCCGGCAACATCCCCGGCCGGCTGGCCAAGGTGAGCAGCGACTACGACGAGATGCTCGCCACCGTCCACAAGCGCGCCCCCCACGCGAAGGTCATCAACGTCGGCTACCCCACGGTCATCCCCCAGGACACGACCAAGTGCCGGTACAACGACTGGGAGCAATTCGCCTCGATCACCCCGGGCGACCTGGACTGGCTCCGCGACGACGTCCAGGGGCCCCTCAACAAGGCCATCGAAAAGGCGGCCGGTGACCACGGCGACGCGTTCGTCGACCTCACCGACTCCACCCGGAACCACAGCGCCTGCGACGCCGGCAAATGGGTCGAAGGCATCTTCAGCTACTTCCCGACCAAGGTGGCCTTCGTCCACCCCAACACCAAGGGCCACAAGAACGCCGCCGACCACGTCTCCGCGGCCATCCTGAACGCCCTGGGCATCAACTGA
- a CDS encoding IS5 family transposase, which yields MTERRRYPSDLSDARWDSVEPVLTAWRAERRGRGLDIGRPPNHDLRSLLDAVLYVNRTGIPWRYLPHDHPHWNTVYAYFARWQEEGVFDQLNSLLRRQVRRQEGRDDEPTACVIDSQSIKTSTNVPATGQGIDAGKKIVGRKRSIVIDTVGLLLGVLVTAASVQDSTASRTLIEQIAAEHPTIRKTWVDGGYRQHLVEHAATLGIDMHIVRRDPTTRGFTVLPRRWTVERTLGWLMNHRRLARDYEAHPHRSEAMIHLAMINLMTRRLTAESTPTWRGA from the coding sequence ATGACTGAGCGTCGTCGCTATCCAAGCGACCTCTCCGATGCCCGATGGGATTCGGTGGAGCCGGTCCTGACCGCATGGCGGGCAGAGCGCCGAGGCCGCGGGCTGGACATCGGCAGGCCACCGAATCACGACCTGCGAAGCCTGCTGGACGCGGTCCTCTATGTGAACCGCACCGGGATCCCCTGGCGCTATCTGCCGCACGACCACCCCCACTGGAACACCGTCTACGCTTACTTCGCTCGCTGGCAGGAAGAAGGCGTATTCGACCAGCTCAACAGCCTCCTCCGCCGCCAAGTCCGCAGGCAGGAAGGCCGGGACGACGAACCAACCGCCTGCGTCATCGACTCCCAGAGCATCAAGACCTCCACCAACGTCCCCGCCACCGGGCAAGGCATCGACGCGGGCAAGAAGATCGTCGGCCGCAAGCGGAGCATCGTCATCGACACCGTCGGACTCCTCCTCGGCGTACTGGTCACCGCGGCCAGCGTGCAGGACTCGACCGCCAGCCGAACCCTCATCGAACAGATCGCCGCCGAGCATCCCACCATCCGCAAAACCTGGGTCGACGGCGGCTACCGCCAGCACCTCGTCGAGCACGCCGCCACCCTCGGCATCGACATGCACATAGTCCGCCGCGACCCCACCACCAGGGGCTTTACCGTTCTACCCCGCCGATGGACCGTCGAGCGGACCCTGGGATGGCTCATGAACCACCGACGCCTGGCCCGCGACTACGAAGCCCATCCACACCGGTCCGAAGCCATGATCCACCTTGCGATGATCAACCTCATGACCCGCAGACTCACCGCAGAATCCACCCCAACATGGCGCGGAGCGTGA
- a CDS encoding 5-methyltetrahydropteroyltriglutamate--homocysteine methyltransferase — translation MTIPTELIGSLPRSPELLTAMAAFEAGRLDGAKLAAIQEQAVCDTIETLEAIGSPVVTDGEQSKHSFLTYPVEGLSNLSADGVVIPFADGHQRQLPGLASGPFRYKTHADEYLRAARRHAKVPVKQAVVAPSALSLLYPAAGITGYSREQFLEDLVNEAETDIRGCLDAGAHVVQLDFEEARLSLKLDPSGGLLDHFIALNLRVLSRFTPAEHARIGVYTGPGADQDSTHSLDVDYLGLLPKLLQLTVGNFYLQLAGEGDPDRVLRVIADHLPGHARVFIGVTDPIDPRVETPQEVRDRVLAAARHLPVDRLGTCDDAGFAPFADDQSTSRETAFAKIRARVEGTALAATALNS, via the coding sequence GTGACCATTCCCACTGAACTCATCGGCAGCTTGCCCCGCTCCCCCGAACTGCTGACCGCGATGGCTGCCTTCGAGGCCGGCCGTCTCGACGGCGCGAAGCTCGCGGCGATCCAGGAGCAGGCCGTCTGCGACACCATCGAGACTCTGGAGGCGATCGGGTCGCCGGTCGTCACCGACGGCGAGCAGAGTAAGCACAGCTTCCTCACGTATCCGGTCGAGGGGCTGTCGAACCTGTCCGCTGACGGGGTCGTCATCCCCTTCGCCGACGGGCACCAGCGGCAGTTGCCCGGCTTGGCCTCCGGCCCGTTCCGCTACAAGACCCATGCCGACGAGTACCTGCGGGCCGCGCGACGGCACGCGAAGGTTCCGGTGAAGCAGGCCGTCGTCGCCCCCTCGGCGCTGAGCCTGCTCTACCCGGCGGCCGGGATCACCGGCTACTCGCGTGAGCAGTTCCTCGAGGACCTGGTGAACGAGGCGGAGACGGACATCCGCGGCTGCCTGGACGCGGGCGCCCACGTCGTCCAACTGGACTTCGAGGAGGCCCGTCTGTCCCTGAAGCTGGACCCGAGCGGAGGGCTGCTGGATCACTTCATCGCCCTGAACCTCCGAGTGCTGTCCCGGTTCACCCCGGCCGAGCACGCCAGGATCGGCGTCTACACCGGCCCCGGTGCCGACCAGGACTCCACCCACAGCCTCGACGTCGACTACCTCGGCCTGCTGCCGAAGCTGCTCCAGCTCACCGTCGGCAACTTCTACCTGCAACTGGCCGGCGAAGGCGACCCAGACCGGGTCCTGCGCGTCATCGCCGACCACCTGCCCGGCCATGCGCGGGTCTTCATCGGGGTAACCGACCCGATCGACCCGCGGGTGGAGACCCCCCAGGAGGTACGCGACCGAGTGCTGGCGGCCGCCCGCCACCTCCCGGTGGACCGGCTGGGCACGTGCGACGACGCCGGCTTCGCGCCGTTCGCCGACGACCAATCGACCTCGCGTGAGACCGCGTTCGCCAAGATCCGCGCCCGTGTGGAAGGCACCGCACTCGCCGCGACAGCCCTGAACTCCTGA
- a CDS encoding HalD/BesD family halogenase codes for MLSFPLPARRESLRRRFSDDGYVTLPRLVSPVGLATLASEARRLEADAARRDFRMPCMADSPRHMTTLGGHRIAHASPVIARLYEDRDLMRLLSSLLGEAVVAVHDPVERHVLNVLHRPGDTHGAHTDDYPLALVLFLEAPPHPADGGLLEFHPGRGDLDALGAPGARRVHHRPGDGYLLRSDLTAHRVTPLGRPGVRRTVLNFAYTTPGRQGVTSSSASLLYD; via the coding sequence GTGTTGTCCTTTCCCCTCCCCGCACGTCGGGAGTCGCTGCGCCGTCGGTTCTCCGACGACGGATACGTCACCCTGCCCCGGCTCGTCAGCCCCGTCGGGCTCGCGACGCTCGCCTCGGAAGCGCGTCGGCTGGAGGCCGATGCGGCGCGGCGGGACTTCCGCATGCCGTGCATGGCGGACAGCCCCCGGCACATGACCACGCTCGGCGGACACCGGATCGCGCACGCTTCACCGGTCATCGCACGTCTCTACGAGGACCGGGATCTGATGCGGCTGCTCTCCTCGCTCCTGGGCGAGGCGGTCGTCGCCGTGCACGACCCCGTCGAACGACACGTTCTGAACGTCTTGCACCGGCCCGGGGACACCCACGGTGCGCATACCGACGACTACCCGCTCGCTCTCGTTCTCTTCCTTGAGGCCCCGCCGCACCCCGCCGACGGCGGACTGCTGGAGTTCCACCCTGGCCGCGGAGACCTCGATGCCCTCGGCGCGCCCGGTGCCCGGCGCGTGCACCACCGGCCCGGCGACGGTTACCTCCTGCGCAGCGACCTCACCGCCCACCGCGTCACCCCGCTCGGGCGTCCAGGAGTCCGGCGTACGGTGCTCAACTTCGCGTACACGACGCCGGGCCGGCAGGGCGTGACCAGCTCGTCCGCGTCCCTCCTCTACGACTGA
- the uppS gene encoding polyprenyl diphosphate synthase yields the protein MTEPSLLAASVRPGVPAHVALVLDGNRRWAAQRGLSVAEGHRSGIGKIPDVLEWCEEEGVAMVTQWILSIRNLQRGPQELADLYQSFISLCERLAEAQRWRVRVIGALELLPPPVAAAFEDVQRRTEQVEGVQANIAVAYDGRREIVAAARSLAQKYRGRGPQESVGDLSWWEGEFASHLGTAGLADPDLVIRTSGEQRLSGYLTWQTTQSELYFCERLWPDFTREDLCEALDSYASRQRRLGL from the coding sequence ATGACCGAACCGTCTCTACTCGCCGCCTCTGTGCGCCCGGGAGTGCCGGCGCATGTCGCTCTCGTTCTCGACGGCAATCGGCGCTGGGCTGCCCAGCGTGGTCTCAGCGTGGCCGAGGGGCACCGCAGTGGGATCGGGAAGATCCCTGATGTCCTGGAGTGGTGCGAGGAGGAAGGGGTCGCCATGGTGACGCAGTGGATCCTGTCCATCAGGAACCTCCAGCGCGGCCCCCAGGAGCTCGCCGATCTCTACCAGTCGTTCATCAGCCTGTGTGAGCGTCTCGCCGAGGCGCAGCGCTGGCGGGTCCGGGTGATCGGTGCCCTGGAGTTGTTGCCGCCGCCTGTCGCGGCCGCGTTCGAGGACGTGCAGCGGCGCACCGAGCAGGTGGAGGGGGTGCAGGCCAATATCGCTGTGGCCTACGACGGTCGGCGGGAGATCGTCGCCGCGGCCCGGTCCCTGGCTCAGAAGTACCGCGGCCGCGGGCCGCAGGAGTCGGTCGGGGATCTGTCGTGGTGGGAGGGGGAGTTCGCGTCCCATCTGGGCACGGCGGGACTGGCGGACCCGGACCTGGTGATCCGCACCTCGGGCGAGCAGCGTCTGTCGGGGTATCTGACGTGGCAGACAACGCAGTCGGAGTTGTACTTCTGTGAGCGGCTGTGGCCGGATTTCACCCGGGAAGACCTGTGTGAGGCGCTGGACAGTTACGCCTCGCGACAGCGTCGGCTGGGACTGTAG